TTTCGATGCCATCTAAATCGCTTTTTCTTGGAAAAAGAGCTGCAATTAGAGCATAGCCTGGCAGGAATAAAACCATTGGAATGCCAAGTATGGTTCTGGCGGGAGTGGCATTGAGGGGTGGAAGCAATACGAACAAGACTGTTAAAATTATATAAATTACGACGATTTGAATGTCCCTGTTGCCTGACATGTCCCTTAATATGATCTCAAACCTTTTTAGTTTTCTGTTGCTTAAACAAACTTCGGTCTTGCCGACAGCTTCACAGCAAGCGGATTTGTCTTGAAAGGAAAACCAGAAACCTCATTTGATATCCTTTCGTTTAGCTCCAGCACGCTCATCATCACATTGGCAGGCTTATTCGGCAAGGACTCACTCCTCACCGTAACCGTAATATTATTGTCCTTAACTTCTTCATCCCCCACAACAGCCACATAAGGTACCCACTCTTTCCCAGCCTCGCGTATCTTCTTGCCCACGGTCTCCTCGCGGTCGTCAATGTCCACTCTCCAGTTCAACTCGCCTGCCACTTTTTCGGCATATTCCATATGCTTTTCTGTAACCGGGATTATCCTTACCTGCGTGGGCGAGAGCCACACCGGGAACATGGGGACGATGCCTTTCTCAGAATTCATGTACGCCTTCTCAAGCAGGGCATACATGCATCTCTCGATGGCGCCGCTGGGCGAGCAGTGCAGGATATAAGGTCTCTTTTCTGCCCCTTTGGAATCGATATATTTTATTCCATAACGCTCCGCATTCTCAACGTCTATCTGGACTGTGGAAAGAGCGCTGGCTTTGTCCATCGCATCAATATAATTG
This portion of the Candidatus Methanoperedens sp. genome encodes:
- a CDS encoding His/Gly/Thr/Pro-type tRNA ligase C-terminal domain-containing protein, yielding PLRMVELTRYSFRKEQSGELVGLRRLRAFTMPDMHSLCRDMDEAVEQFNDQYNMCINVLSKIGISLSDYEVAIRFTRDFYEKNKEFIVGLVRTVNKPVLIELWDERFFYFVLKFEFNYIDAMDKASALSTVQIDVENAERYGIKYIDSKGAEKRPYILHCSPSGAIERCMYALLEKAYMNSEKGIVPMFPVWLSPTQVRIIPVTEKHMEYAEKVAGELNWRVDIDDREETVGKKIREAGKEWVPYVAVVGDEEVKDNNITVTVRSESLPNKPANVMMSVLELNERISNEVSGFPFKTNPLAVKLSARPKFV